TTTATAGAATAAAGGGGAAAAAATGAAGTAGAAAAATATATTAAATTTAATTAAATATCATTATGAAAAAGACGAAATTGCATTTAATGGCGAGGTAATTGAAATCGCTAGATATTTTAATAGTATTAATGAAAACGAGTTAGCTAATTATGCTCTTTCACTAAGATAATGTTAAATTTATTGCTGACAAAATTTCTAATCATAATAAGCCGCGGATTTGAAAAGAAAATATGTCTAAAAACTGGAGTTTAGAAATAAAAACAGTTAATAGATTAAATCCCTTAGACGATTTTGGACTTAAATTTGGATTGATAGTAACTCTTAGAGAAATTAATGGAAAAAACCGTATTAATGACTTTATTAAAAGTTATATTTTTGAACGTTGAATAGTCAATGAAATAGATGTTACAAATAGAATAAATGTATTTCAAAAATCTGAAGAAAAAATTAATCTTGAATAATCTACTTGGAAAACTATTTAAGATTAGTATAAAAAATAGGCATTGGCCTTTTTTATACTGTTAATTTTAGTTAGATAATAAAAAATTTTGGAGTTAAATTAAATCATAAATTTATTTTACACAGGTGAATTTACTATTTGGAATTGTTCTATTTATTAGAATATGTGTCTGATTGTTATATAAATCAAAATGTTATTGTAAAATAAATAAACAAATAATATAACTTATGGCAATATAGCAATATATAGTTTAAAATTTAATATAAATTAAGAGCGAAAGGATTATTATGGGATTTTGATCCAATTTAAAAGACAAACTATTTGGTACCAAAGAAGAAAGAATAGCTAAAAAACAAGCCAAAATTGAGGCGAAGGAACAAAAAAAACTTGATAAAGAACTAAAGAAAAGTAAAAAACTTGATACATACATTGCTGGACTTTCAAAATCAAATTCGTCATTTACAGAAAGTATTAAACAATTACAAAATAAATACAATGTAATCAATGAGGAATTTTTTGAAGAATTAGAAGAAATTTTAATTATGTCAGATATTTCAATCAAGTTAGTGCAAATTATTATTAATGAATGTAAAAAAGAAGTAAAGAATGAAAATATTAGTGACCCGAAATTAATTAGTGAAATTATTGCTGATAAATTATTTACTATCTATACTTCTAACTCAATTATTGACACTTCTTTAAATGTAGAAAAGGGTAGGCTTAATGTAATTTTAGTTGTTGGCGTGAATGGATCGGGAAAAACTACTTCAATATCTAAAATAGCAAATAAACTTATTCATGAAGAGAATAAAGTATTAATTGCTGCTGCTGATACTTTTAGGGCTGCTGCAGTTGAACAACTTGAGATTTGAGCTAATCGCGTTGGAGCTGACATTATTAAACCTAATGAAAATGAAAAAGACCCGGCTTCGGTTGTATATCGTGCAATTGAAAAGGCTCAAATTGAAAAATATGATGTTCTAATCATTGACACTGCCGGAAGATTACAAAACAAAGTTAATTTAATGTCAGAACTTGCTAAGTTAAATAAAGTTTTATCAAATAAAATTCCTGATGCTCCTCATGAAAGTTTATTGGTTTTAGATGCGACAACAGGGCAAAATGGAATTGTTCAAGCAAAGGTTTTTGGTGAAGCTACTCCACTAACAGGAATTATTTTAACCAAAATGGACGGTACATCAAAAGGTGGAATTATATTGACCATTAA
The sequence above is a segment of the [Mycoplasma] phocae genome. Coding sequences within it:
- the ftsY gene encoding signal recognition particle-docking protein FtsY, whose amino-acid sequence is MGFWSNLKDKLFGTKEERIAKKQAKIEAKEQKKLDKELKKSKKLDTYIAGLSKSNSSFTESIKQLQNKYNVINEEFFEELEEILIMSDISIKLVQIIINECKKEVKNENISDPKLISEIIADKLFTIYTSNSIIDTSLNVEKGRLNVILVVGVNGSGKTTSISKIANKLIHEENKVLIAAADTFRAAAVEQLEIWANRVGADIIKPNENEKDPASVVYRAIEKAQIEKYDVLIIDTAGRLQNKVNLMSELAKLNKVLSNKIPDAPHESLLVLDATTGQNGIVQAKVFGEATPLTGIILTKMDGTSKGGIILTIKDELNLAVKYVGLGEQVNDLAEFDLESYIYGLMKGLIE